In Candidatus Desulfofervidus auxilii, one genomic interval encodes:
- a CDS encoding sugar transferase, with protein MRKRFLCLCLIIFGDLITFYVSLTIAYFFRIKILPYIISTPEFIYDFKHFLYLWWLPVIFLSFFAFEGLYIKRFSFSEELKHLSKAIFLSIIVIFSIVSLGKMSPRVSRTVLAGTGVIACFLFPFTRFWYKKLLYTLGLYQENALIVGAGRAGQLIACGLERDRHYGYKLVGYVDDDITKKAVQVNGHYYPVLGTFKDLPAICKDKHIQTIILAVPSLGSERIKSLFMEIRQLAKHILIVPELRGISLLSADLDYLFYEELFILHTRNNLNSPVNKIIKQIFDWIGGILLFILTLPFLGIIACLIKISSPGPIFYTQCRVGKKGKLFKIYKFRTMYVDAEERLPKILAQDRELKEVYLKRRKIPNDPRITPIGHFLRKTSLDELPQIFNVLKGEMSLVGPRPALPEELERYYKEEAQYYLQVKPGITGLWQVSGRNKTDFYFRVKIESWYVQNWCLWLDIIILLQTVKAVIKMEGAC; from the coding sequence ATGCGAAAAAGATTCCTCTGTCTTTGTCTTATCATATTTGGTGATTTAATTACATTTTATGTTTCTTTGACAATAGCCTATTTTTTTAGAATAAAAATATTACCTTATATTATTTCCACCCCGGAATTCATTTATGATTTTAAACACTTTTTATATCTCTGGTGGTTACCTGTGATATTTTTATCCTTTTTTGCTTTTGAAGGCCTTTATATCAAAAGATTTTCCTTTTCAGAAGAATTGAAGCATCTTTCAAAGGCCATCTTCTTAAGCATTATTGTTATTTTCTCTATTGTTTCTTTAGGGAAAATGAGTCCTAGAGTATCACGGACTGTTTTGGCAGGAACAGGTGTGATAGCCTGTTTTCTCTTTCCCTTCACTCGATTTTGGTACAAGAAATTGCTTTATACATTAGGCTTATATCAAGAAAATGCACTCATTGTAGGTGCCGGTCGGGCAGGACAATTGATAGCCTGTGGCCTGGAAAGAGACAGACATTATGGGTATAAATTGGTAGGATATGTGGACGATGATATAACTAAAAAAGCAGTTCAGGTTAATGGTCATTATTATCCTGTTTTAGGCACTTTTAAAGACCTTCCGGCCATCTGTAAAGATAAACATATTCAGACTATTATCTTAGCTGTTCCTTCTCTGGGAAGCGAAAGAATAAAGTCACTTTTCATGGAAATAAGACAACTTGCTAAACATATTTTAATTGTTCCTGAACTTAGGGGAATTTCTCTTCTTAGTGCGGATCTGGATTATTTATTTTACGAGGAACTCTTTATCTTACATACCAGGAATAACCTCAATTCTCCTGTAAACAAAATAATTAAACAAATCTTTGATTGGATTGGGGGAATACTCCTTTTCATCCTAACCTTGCCTTTTTTAGGAATAATTGCCTGTTTGATAAAAATATCTTCACCAGGACCTATATTTTACACTCAATGTCGAGTAGGAAAGAAGGGGAAATTATTTAAGATTTATAAATTCCGCACTATGTATGTAGATGCAGAAGAAAGATTACCCAAGATTTTAGCTCAAGATCGTGAGCTTAAAGAAGTTTATCTCAAAAGACGAAAAATTCCTAATGATCCTCGTATAACACCTATTGGACATTTTCTCAGAAAGACTTCTTTAGACGAACTTCCTCAAATATTTAATGTCTTAAAAGGAGAAATGAGTTTGGTAGGACCAAGACCTGCCTTACCCGAAGAGCTAGAGAGATATTATAAAGAAGAAGCACAATATTATCTTCAAGTAAAACCTGGTATTACTGGATTATGGCAAGTGAGCGGGAGAAATAAAACTGATTTTTACTTTCGGGTAAAAATTGAGAGTTGGTATGTTCAAAATTGGTGTCTATGGCTAGATATCATAATCCTTCTCCAAACTGTGAAGGCGGTGATTAAAATGGAAGGTGCCTGTTAA
- a CDS encoding acetyl-CoA carboxylase biotin carboxylase subunit, translating to MERKRFKKVLVANRGEIALRIIRAIKEWGSEAVAVYETPDAEARHVVQADQAVWIGDGPCRDYLNIEKMIIAAQKSGAEAIHPGYGFLAENPELARACREAGLVFIGPPTQVLKWLGDKVMARRLAEEAGIPVVPGTYPLPANEEGKEIALEFSRKVGFPICIKAVAGGGGRGIRMVNTEEELLKQLPMAQSEAATAFGDPRVYLEKFLPSPKHIEVQILGDEYGNIIHLGTRDCSIQRRHQKLVEIAPDMLKDAKLTNEICEAALKVAKKVGYINAGTVEFLVKDKKFYFLEINTRLQVEHTVTEMVTGIDIVQTQLDIAAGNPIPFTQKDVILRGYAIEMRINAEDPQNNFMPEAGKKVLVYYSPGGLGVRLDGCVYAGYVVPQAYDSLLVKLTVFGLTWEEVVARLKRALTNFIILGPKTTIPFYLQIVKDPDFRSGFFDTSYLDTHPQLFKYKEEEQEVSKIAKLITEIHHRGFNPYAI from the coding sequence ATGGAAAGGAAGAGATTTAAAAAGGTGTTAGTAGCCAATCGTGGAGAAATTGCCCTAAGGATTATTAGGGCTATAAAGGAATGGGGCAGTGAAGCGGTGGCTGTGTATGAAACCCCAGATGCAGAAGCCCGTCATGTAGTCCAAGCAGACCAGGCAGTATGGATAGGAGACGGCCCCTGCAGAGATTATCTTAATATTGAAAAAATGATTATAGCTGCCCAAAAAAGTGGAGCAGAGGCTATTCATCCTGGATATGGTTTTTTAGCCGAGAATCCCGAATTGGCTCGTGCCTGTCGGGAAGCGGGTTTGGTCTTTATTGGTCCTCCTACGCAGGTGCTTAAGTGGTTAGGAGATAAAGTAATGGCTAGAAGGTTAGCCGAAGAGGCAGGTATTCCAGTAGTTCCAGGCACTTATCCATTGCCAGCAAATGAAGAAGGAAAAGAAATCGCCTTGGAATTTTCACGGAAGGTTGGATTTCCCATTTGTATTAAAGCAGTGGCTGGTGGTGGGGGACGCGGGATTCGGATGGTAAATACAGAAGAGGAACTGCTTAAACAACTCCCAATGGCTCAATCTGAAGCCGCTACAGCCTTTGGAGACCCGCGGGTTTACTTAGAAAAATTTTTGCCCTCTCCCAAACATATTGAAGTCCAAATTCTGGGAGATGAATATGGAAATATCATTCATTTGGGCACCAGAGATTGTTCTATTCAAAGACGGCATCAAAAACTGGTAGAAATAGCTCCAGATATGCTTAAGGATGCCAAACTAACAAACGAAATTTGTGAGGCAGCTTTAAAAGTAGCTAAAAAAGTGGGATATATTAATGCTGGCACTGTTGAGTTCCTAGTAAAAGATAAAAAGTTTTATTTTTTAGAGATAAATACCCGTTTACAAGTTGAACATACGGTAACAGAAATGGTCACAGGCATAGATATTGTTCAAACCCAACTAGACATTGCTGCTGGCAATCCTATACCCTTTACCCAAAAGGATGTTATATTAAGAGGTTATGCTATTGAAATGCGGATTAATGCTGAAGACCCCCAAAATAATTTTATGCCTGAGGCAGGCAAAAAAGTGCTTGTTTACTACTCTCCTGGGGGATTGGGTGTGAGATTGGATGGTTGTGTGTATGCTGGTTATGTAGTTCCCCAGGCCTATGATTCATTATTAGTCAAACTCACAGTATTTGGGCTGACATGGGAAGAAGTTGTTGCCCGTCTCAAAAGGGCTTTAACTAATTTTATTATTCTTGGACCTAAAACTACTATTCCCTTTTATCTCCAAATAGTGAAAGACCCTGATTTTCGGTCAGGTTTTTTTGATACCAGTTATTTAGATACCCATCCTCAGCTTTTTAAATACAAAGAAGAAGAACAGGAAGTCTCAAAAATTGCTAAATTAATTACTGAAATTCACCACCGGGGTTTTAACCCCTATGCTATATAA
- a CDS encoding biotin/lipoyl-containing protein: MRITRSMSVNEILSALREAKGYYITNTQRDLSQSDFKNRILLHTDLLAAPYREKAGYFSLEISGGASVHVDMLRKQVNPFLKLQLLREEMPNTMFQTLCRGVNLFGYRPYPENAIRLTVREFAKYLEVWRVFDFLNYIPNMISVFEEVKKADKLLEPCICFSTGPEHTDEYYVSKVREILEVTGEDIILCIKNHGGLGTPARIGRLVAAIKQTFPDLIIHYHGHNTDGNDIGRILEAVKNGAKIVDAGDHAFTGFYGPPPILTVIDTLEAYGFKAEGIDRDAVIATSHVLRKERLAYADFESQYKGFDSTVQIHKLPGGAMGSSLEQAEKGGFLHLMPKILLEELPKVQRELGNWWSVTPGSQILWTTAVDNVLSGERYANPSGDLKNLLLERYGSFPFYRPKDEIYKKVFGPDWKKILEKEGGLQKIEPVDLNQEKKTLEEKLGREVTTEELVLYLQHPTDAVAFFKFEEKFGHTYVLPPQIWFRRGGFELGEKISFIDYKGKSHIIEVGPTHYTDGKKATYFVIDFHPVVLVSEEKEKKEVSAAPALTKEEIEALAQVGDIRSPFNGSVQKIEVKIGDEVKSGDVIVIIEAMKMQTPLKSEVEGKVERIFVKEGDQIKTGDRLVFIKKK; this comes from the coding sequence ATGAGAATTACACGTAGCATGTCAGTAAATGAAATTCTAAGTGCCCTTCGGGAAGCAAAAGGTTACTATATCACCAATACGCAGAGGGACCTCTCGCAATCTGATTTTAAGAATCGTATTTTACTCCATACCGATTTATTAGCTGCCCCTTATCGGGAAAAAGCAGGGTATTTTTCTCTAGAAATTTCAGGAGGGGCATCGGTTCATGTGGATATGTTGCGCAAACAAGTCAATCCTTTTCTTAAGTTGCAATTACTGCGTGAAGAAATGCCTAATACTATGTTCCAAACCCTTTGTAGAGGAGTAAATCTGTTTGGTTATCGCCCTTACCCTGAAAATGCCATTCGTCTTACTGTGAGAGAATTTGCTAAATATTTAGAAGTCTGGAGAGTATTTGATTTTCTCAATTACATTCCTAATATGATCTCTGTATTTGAGGAAGTAAAAAAGGCAGATAAACTTTTAGAACCATGTATCTGCTTTTCTACTGGTCCTGAACATACAGATGAATATTATGTCAGTAAAGTGAGAGAGATTTTAGAAGTCACAGGGGAAGATATTATCCTTTGTATCAAAAACCACGGAGGACTGGGTACTCCAGCTAGAATAGGCAGGTTAGTAGCGGCCATTAAACAAACCTTCCCTGATTTAATTATCCATTATCATGGCCACAATACCGATGGCAATGATATTGGTCGTATCCTAGAGGCCGTGAAAAATGGCGCAAAAATTGTAGATGCAGGTGACCATGCCTTCACCGGATTTTATGGACCTCCTCCTATCTTGACGGTAATAGATACCTTAGAGGCATACGGATTTAAGGCAGAGGGTATTGATAGAGATGCAGTTATTGCCACCTCACATGTATTGAGAAAAGAACGTTTGGCTTACGCTGATTTTGAATCTCAATATAAGGGATTTGACTCTACTGTTCAGATCCATAAACTTCCTGGAGGGGCAATGGGAAGTAGTTTGGAACAGGCAGAGAAGGGAGGATTTTTGCACCTAATGCCTAAAATTCTTTTAGAAGAGCTCCCAAAGGTGCAAAGGGAATTAGGAAATTGGTGGAGTGTCACGCCTGGCTCACAGATTCTTTGGACGACAGCGGTGGATAATGTTTTGTCAGGAGAGCGTTATGCTAATCCTAGTGGAGATTTAAAAAACCTCTTGTTAGAACGATATGGCTCTTTCCCCTTTTATCGTCCTAAAGATGAGATTTATAAAAAAGTCTTTGGTCCGGATTGGAAAAAAATTCTAGAAAAAGAAGGTGGTTTGCAAAAAATAGAGCCAGTGGATTTGAACCAAGAAAAAAAGACATTAGAAGAAAAATTGGGTAGAGAGGTCACTACCGAAGAGCTAGTCCTCTATTTACAGCATCCTACAGATGCTGTAGCCTTTTTTAAGTTTGAAGAAAAGTTTGGCCATACTTATGTCTTACCTCCACAAATTTGGTTTAGGCGAGGAGGTTTTGAGTTAGGAGAAAAGATTTCTTTTATTGATTACAAAGGAAAGTCTCATATTATAGAAGTTGGTCCTACTCATTATACAGATGGGAAAAAGGCCACTTATTTTGTCATTGATTTTCATCCCGTGGTGCTTGTTTCTGAAGAAAAAGAAAAGAAAGAAGTTTCAGCCGCCCCTGCCTTGACTAAAGAAGAAATTGAGGCCTTGGCTCAAGTGGGCGATATACGCTCTCCTTTTAATGGCTCGGTGCAAAAGATTGAGGTAAAAATTGGGGATGAAGTAAAATCTGGAGATGTGATTGTTATCATTGAGGCCATGAAGATGCAAACACCTTTAAAAAGCGAAGTGGAAGGAAAAGTGGAGAGGATTTTTGTGAAAGAAGGTGACCAGATTAAGACCGGTGATCGTTTGGTTTTTATCAAGAAAAAGTAG
- a CDS encoding Rho termination factor N-terminal domain-containing protein: MTVKEIQTMAKNMGLKVGRLKKAEIIRKIQTAEGNIPCFGTERVHYCHEEMCLWREDCLKANK, from the coding sequence ATGACTGTTAAAGAGATACAAACCATGGCCAAAAATATGGGATTAAAGGTAGGAAGATTGAAAAAAGCAGAAATAATAAGAAAGATTCAGACTGCTGAAGGCAACATTCCCTGCTTTGGCACAGAAAGGGTGCATTATTGCCATGAAGAAATGTGTCTTTGGCGTGAAGATTGTTTAAAAGCTAATAAGTAA
- the glgA gene encoding glycogen synthase GlgA, with product MEVLFVSPEVAPLAKTGGLADVCSSLPLALAKLGIKVDIILPLYRCIKEGNFPLELVVKDLPLTFGWRNLKTNIYQTKLEKGIRAFLIECDEFFDRSSLYGKDNGYFDNGERFIFFTKAVLAFGENFEEYWDIFHCHEWQTALVPVYLKTLSAFYHKLCSVKTILTLHNLGYQGVFPPEIFPFTNLPSEIFYPNLEFWGQINFLKGGIIFSDFLTTVSPTYAQEIQTLEYGFGLDGLLRTQAHKLKGILNGVDYSEWNPETDPYIATHYSTFDLKGKEICKQDLLKTCGLPLEFMGRPILGMVTRLAEQKGIDILLPIIEKIIRKGGALVILGDGEKRYKDALKSIAACCSNQMFLKIGFDNILAHKIIAGADMFLMPSRYEACGLTQIYSLKYGTLPIVHHTGGLADTVEDADLEKAQGNGFKFYSYTPQAFFEAIEKALFCFEQKKELWLKLIQQAMACDFSWEKSAQEYVSLYEEILKNNH from the coding sequence GTGGAAGTCCTTTTTGTCTCTCCTGAAGTGGCTCCGTTGGCCAAAACTGGAGGATTGGCTGATGTGTGTAGTTCTTTGCCCCTGGCTTTAGCTAAACTGGGTATAAAAGTAGATATAATTCTGCCTCTTTACCGCTGTATAAAAGAAGGAAACTTTCCTTTAGAGTTGGTAGTTAAAGATTTACCCCTTACCTTTGGCTGGCGTAACCTTAAGACCAATATATATCAAACTAAATTAGAAAAAGGCATCCGTGCATTTTTAATAGAATGTGATGAGTTCTTTGACCGTTCGTCTCTTTATGGAAAAGATAATGGTTATTTTGACAATGGAGAACGCTTTATTTTTTTTACTAAGGCCGTTTTGGCCTTTGGTGAGAACTTTGAAGAATATTGGGATATTTTTCATTGTCATGAATGGCAAACCGCCTTGGTGCCTGTTTATCTTAAAACTCTATCTGCTTTCTATCACAAGCTTTGTTCTGTGAAAACTATTTTAACCTTACACAATTTGGGTTATCAGGGTGTTTTTCCTCCAGAAATTTTTCCCTTTACCAATTTACCTTCAGAAATATTTTATCCCAACTTGGAATTTTGGGGGCAGATTAATTTTTTAAAAGGGGGTATTATATTTAGTGACTTTTTGACCACTGTTAGTCCCACTTATGCCCAAGAAATTCAGACCCTGGAATATGGCTTCGGCTTGGATGGATTATTAAGAACACAAGCTCATAAATTAAAAGGAATTTTGAATGGAGTGGACTATAGTGAGTGGAATCCAGAGACAGACCCTTATATTGCTACCCATTATTCAACTTTTGACCTCAAAGGGAAAGAAATATGCAAACAAGATTTGTTAAAGACCTGTGGCCTTCCTTTAGAGTTTATGGGAAGACCTATTTTAGGAATGGTCACTAGATTGGCTGAACAAAAGGGAATAGACATTTTACTGCCTATTATAGAAAAGATCATTCGGAAAGGGGGGGCTTTAGTGATTTTAGGAGATGGAGAAAAAAGATATAAAGATGCCTTAAAAAGCATTGCTGCCTGTTGTTCTAATCAGATGTTTTTAAAAATAGGCTTTGATAACATCCTGGCTCATAAAATTATAGCCGGAGCAGATATGTTTCTAATGCCTTCCAGATATGAGGCCTGTGGCCTAACACAGATTTACAGTTTAAAATATGGCACTTTACCTATAGTGCATCATACTGGAGGACTAGCAGACACTGTAGAAGATGCCGACTTAGAAAAAGCCCAGGGTAATGGTTTTAAATTTTATAGTTATACTCCCCAAGCCTTCTTTGAAGCTATAGAAAAGGCCCTCTTTTGCTTTGAGCAAAAAAAGGAACTCTGGCTTAAATTAATACAACAAGCTATGGCCTGCGATTTCTCATGGGAAAAATCAGCTCAGGAATATGTCTCACTTTATGAAGAAATATTAAAGAATAACCATTAA
- a CDS encoding FMN-binding glutamate synthase family protein, translated as MSLSKPNHSAATLTVTRVTPVPSSGICVTCVEGCEGPCEIGRSALKGEAAIYPLPFGAISAGAEKDYPVDFSHFNIQGTCVGAVGIEPDPDKATFPVVDVTTEIGFKDKIKIRFPAFAGALGSTEIARKYWDTMAIGAAICGTLVIAGENICGMDPEAEIKNGRIVRAPEMEKRINLFKRWCEGYGDVVVQLNVEDTRLGVAEYVVDKLGVDFIELKWGQGAKNIGGEVKLPTLERALQLKRRGYIVLPDPENPSVQEAFKRRSFKEFERHSRLGMVSEEAFLKEVERLRSLGVKFISLKTGAYRPADLARAVKFSSEAKIDLLTVDGAGGGTGMSPWRMMNEWGIPTVYIESLLYNYCKRLEEKGEYIPTCAIAGGLSLEDHIFKALALGAPYVKLVCMGRAIMTAAMVAHTHGRLLKEKVEMEGEDLEDKVLELFSGAYKLKQKYGDAFAEIPPGAIGMYTYFLRLKQGLQQLMAGARKFALKYISREDLMALTREASEVSGIPYLMDADAEEVEKILG; from the coding sequence ATGTCTTTAAGTAAACCAAATCACAGTGCAGCCACGCTCACGGTTACCCGGGTTACACCAGTTCCCTCTTCTGGTATTTGTGTAACTTGTGTGGAAGGATGTGAAGGTCCTTGTGAAATCGGGAGGTCAGCCCTTAAAGGAGAAGCTGCTATCTATCCCCTTCCATTTGGAGCCATTAGTGCAGGAGCAGAAAAGGATTATCCTGTTGATTTTTCCCATTTTAACATTCAGGGCACCTGTGTGGGGGCCGTTGGGATAGAACCAGACCCTGACAAAGCCACTTTTCCTGTAGTGGATGTTACTACTGAAATTGGCTTCAAAGATAAAATAAAAATTAGATTCCCAGCATTTGCAGGAGCACTGGGATCTACCGAGATTGCCAGAAAATATTGGGACACTATGGCTATAGGAGCTGCTATTTGTGGAACACTAGTTATAGCAGGTGAAAATATCTGTGGGATGGATCCTGAAGCAGAGATAAAAAATGGAAGAATTGTGCGAGCTCCAGAAATGGAAAAACGCATTAATTTATTCAAACGCTGGTGCGAGGGATATGGGGATGTAGTAGTGCAATTGAATGTAGAAGATACCAGATTAGGGGTGGCTGAATATGTAGTTGATAAATTAGGTGTGGACTTTATAGAGCTCAAATGGGGACAGGGAGCAAAAAATATAGGTGGTGAGGTAAAATTACCCACTTTAGAAAGGGCATTACAGTTAAAAAGAAGAGGCTATATTGTCCTCCCAGACCCTGAAAACCCTTCTGTGCAAGAGGCCTTTAAAAGAAGGAGTTTTAAAGAGTTTGAAAGGCACTCCCGCTTGGGTATGGTGAGTGAAGAAGCCTTTTTAAAAGAGGTAGAAAGATTAAGGAGTTTGGGAGTAAAATTTATTTCTCTTAAAACAGGCGCTTATAGACCGGCTGATTTGGCTAGGGCAGTTAAGTTTTCCTCAGAGGCCAAGATTGATTTATTAACGGTAGACGGAGCTGGAGGAGGAACAGGAATGAGTCCTTGGAGGATGATGAATGAATGGGGTATTCCTACAGTTTATATTGAAAGTTTATTGTATAACTACTGTAAACGGCTGGAGGAAAAAGGGGAATATATCCCAACCTGTGCTATTGCTGGGGGGCTTTCTTTAGAAGACCATATTTTTAAAGCACTTGCCTTAGGGGCTCCTTATGTAAAACTAGTATGTATGGGCAGAGCAATCATGACAGCAGCTATGGTAGCCCATACCCATGGTCGGTTGTTAAAAGAAAAGGTAGAAATGGAAGGAGAGGATTTAGAAGATAAGGTATTGGAGCTATTTTCTGGTGCTTATAAATTGAAACAAAAATATGGTGATGCCTTTGCAGAGATTCCACCAGGAGCGATAGGGATGTATACTTATTTTTTAAGGTTAAAACAAGGCTTACAGCAGCTTATGGCAGGAGCAAGAAAGTTTGCCTTAAAATATATCTCCCGCGAAGACTTAATGGCATTAACTAGGGAGGCTTCTGAAGTTTCTGGTATACCTTACCTCATGGATGCAGATGCAGAAGAAGTAGAAAAAATTTTAGGTTAA
- a CDS encoding 4Fe-4S binding protein, whose protein sequence is MLKLICPQNCKRCFCEPICVLGAIIAQAGSIYVETDKCIGCGTCRRICITFSLDKALKDKTEDWLKGVA, encoded by the coding sequence ATGCTAAAATTAATTTGTCCTCAAAATTGTAAAAGGTGTTTTTGTGAACCTATTTGCGTCCTAGGGGCCATTATTGCCCAAGCAGGTTCAATTTATGTAGAAACAGATAAGTGCATTGGTTGTGGTACCTGTAGAAGAATATGTATTACTTTCAGCTTAGATAAAGCCCTCAAAGACAAAACAGAAGATTGGTTGAAAGGTGTGGCTTAA
- a CDS encoding aldehyde ferredoxin oxidoreductase family protein, which translates to MEVWKGQFARIDLTHKSFKIDTLPESLLKVYLGGRGLGVKLYFDEVNPEIDPLDEDNKIVIAAGALCGTGASGASMASVVTKSPLTNTICCGRIRGYFGTELKFAGFDAVIIEGKAEHPVIIFISHQRISIKPALEYGQQVTSKTEKMIKEELNDRWKALESFILSVGPAGENKANLATLVSDGLLLDGGAGIGAIFGAKNLKAIVISGSQDVTVNQGEKCLQSILTLKNKFNTSPYTKEYLPNIGNGFLLDICLDKKALPANNFKSSAQKIPNLDGDGIKNFTQRRRACFSCPIGCIRFSLEKQRMLYLDYESMAGFGYLCGIKTIDKIAELRYLCTELGLDVLNTASTIACAMELSEEGILKDVSLSFGSEDIEKIIKQIGKNKGFGAEIAKGGAHLAKALNRPDRFMGVKNSAIPPFEPRKLWGFGLHLATSNSGAYHLNGFTIIEELLGIHQVVEPFKYQDKPALVKQIQDTMAVLDALGYCVYILLALKLNNILPFYKFCFNTEVNIQELLNLGERIWNLERIFNIKAGIDYNDDVLPKRFTQEALEGNVCPLDQMLPVYYQERGWDKWGKPKEEILNRLGLKDAKDKDRP; encoded by the coding sequence ATGGAAGTCTGGAAGGGACAATTCGCACGAATAGATCTGACTCATAAGTCCTTTAAAATAGACACCTTACCTGAGAGCCTCTTAAAAGTCTATTTGGGTGGCCGAGGTTTAGGTGTAAAGTTATATTTTGATGAAGTAAATCCTGAAATTGACCCTTTGGATGAGGATAATAAGATAGTAATTGCCGCTGGGGCACTTTGTGGCACTGGGGCCTCAGGTGCAAGCATGGCTAGTGTGGTCACTAAGTCGCCCCTCACTAATACTATTTGCTGTGGAAGAATTAGAGGATATTTTGGGACAGAGTTAAAATTTGCTGGTTTTGATGCAGTTATTATTGAAGGTAAGGCAGAACATCCGGTCATTATATTTATCTCTCATCAACGTATTTCCATCAAACCTGCTTTAGAATATGGACAGCAAGTTACTTCAAAAACAGAAAAGATGATTAAAGAAGAATTGAATGATAGATGGAAGGCGCTAGAGTCTTTTATTCTATCTGTTGGTCCAGCAGGAGAAAATAAAGCAAATTTGGCTACGCTGGTAAGTGATGGCCTTCTCTTAGACGGAGGGGCCGGAATTGGGGCTATTTTTGGAGCAAAAAATCTTAAGGCTATTGTTATTAGTGGTTCCCAAGATGTTACTGTAAATCAAGGAGAAAAGTGCCTGCAGTCTATTCTTACCTTAAAAAATAAATTTAACACTTCACCTTATACTAAAGAATATCTGCCTAATATAGGCAATGGATTTTTGTTGGACATTTGTTTAGATAAAAAGGCCTTACCAGCAAATAATTTTAAGTCATCTGCCCAAAAGATACCCAATCTAGATGGGGACGGGATTAAAAATTTTACTCAGAGGAGGAGGGCTTGTTTTTCTTGTCCTATAGGGTGTATCCGGTTTAGTTTAGAAAAACAAAGGATGTTGTATCTTGATTATGAAAGTATGGCTGGTTTTGGTTATCTTTGTGGAATAAAGACAATTGATAAGATTGCTGAATTGAGGTATCTGTGCACTGAACTTGGGCTTGATGTCTTAAATACTGCTTCAACTATAGCTTGTGCGATGGAATTAAGTGAAGAAGGGATTTTAAAAGATGTCTCACTTTCTTTTGGTAGTGAAGACATAGAAAAAATCATAAAACAAATAGGAAAAAATAAAGGATTTGGAGCAGAGATAGCCAAAGGAGGAGCACATCTGGCTAAAGCCCTAAATAGACCAGATAGGTTTATGGGGGTAAAAAATAGTGCCATCCCTCCCTTTGAACCAAGAAAATTATGGGGTTTTGGGCTTCATTTAGCTACTTCTAACAGTGGGGCTTATCATCTAAATGGATTCACTATTATAGAAGAGCTTTTAGGCATCCACCAGGTAGTGGAGCCTTTTAAATATCAAGATAAACCAGCCCTAGTAAAGCAAATCCAGGATACCATGGCTGTATTAGATGCCCTGGGATATTGTGTTTATATCTTATTGGCCCTTAAATTAAACAATATTTTGCCATTTTATAAATTTTGTTTTAATACTGAGGTAAATATTCAAGAATTACTTAATCTTGGAGAAAGAATCTGGAATTTAGAAAGGATTTTTAACATAAAGGCAGGCATTGATTATAACGATGATGTTTTGCCTAAAAGGTTTACCCAAGAAGCCTTAGAAGGAAATGTTTGTCCTTTAGACCAAATGCTTCCTGTTTATTATCAGGAAAGAGGATGGGATAAATGGGGGAAACCAAAGGAAGAGATATTAAATAGATTGGGATTAAAAGATGCAAAGGATAAAGATAGACCCTAA
- a CDS encoding 4Fe-4S binding protein — MQRIKIDPNKCTGCRQCELACSLKHKENTVNPRRARIRVFKVNGYFIPVIAGQYTDAACNTKCVVDTQWGLIDLCVICRASCPQKPVFYEPDTGFHLKCDFCGTPPNPTCVKTCNSGALELIEWPE; from the coding sequence ATGCAAAGGATAAAGATAGACCCTAATAAGTGCACAGGCTGTCGCCAGTGTGAATTGGCTTGTTCCTTAAAACATAAAGAAAATACGGTTAATCCAAGGCGGGCACGGATTAGGGTGTTTAAAGTAAATGGCTATTTTATTCCTGTAATTGCTGGACAGTATACTGATGCTGCCTGTAACACCAAATGTGTGGTTGATACCCAGTGGGGATTGATTGACTTATGCGTAATCTGTAGGGCTTCCTGTCCTCAAAAACCTGTTTTTTACGAGCCTGATACTGGTTTTCACTTAAAATGTGATTTTTGTGGAACACCGCCTAATCCTACTTGTGTTAAGACTTGCAATTCCGGGGCATTAGAACTTATTGAATGGCCTGAATAA